One genomic segment of Sander lucioperca isolate FBNREF2018 chromosome 10, SLUC_FBN_1.2, whole genome shotgun sequence includes these proteins:
- the si:ch73-54f23.4 gene encoding zinc-binding protein A33 isoform X2, giving the protein MYQNHTKDTNNNCNKSLLCDHKGKLVQAIKRIKHEVDECRDAERETYIDSVQVEGSFDALERDIRAEFQNIHRFLDEEECKELERLRMERQKQLKQLKEREKKIAAQGRDLERAITVLNSKLAEEDSPKLLKEIQDLIKRSQVRFVVPAEVDTEVRSGQFVGPIQYRIWKHMKSCLYPNITSMTFDPETAHPNLSLSQSRTSVWFEEDKDTKDFQSNPQRFHYYYCVLGHQSFTTGRHYWEVEVGRKTAWRLGVAREDVPRGEMDASGPSSGLWTLSLKDGSVQACTDPKPTKVNVSVRLVRIGVFLDCEKEEVSFYNAVTMAPIYTFTMGTVEVPLFPFYNPCDTDDGKNTAAIKIFNPSL; this is encoded by the exons ATGTACCAAAATCACACCAAAGACACCAACAACAACTGCAATAAAAGCCTTCTCTGTGATCACAAG ggaAAGCTTGTCCAGGCTATTAAAAGAATTAAGCACGAGGTAGATGAGTGCAgagacgcagagagagagacatacataGATTCAGTGCAAGTAGAG GGCAGTTTTGATGCCCTGGAACGAGACATCAGAGCTGAGTTTCAGAACATCCATCGTTTCCTGGATGAGGAAGAGTGTAAGGAGCTGGAGCGACTGAGgatggagagacagaaacaaCTAAAGCAGctgaaggaaagagagaagaaaatagCAGCGCAAGGGAGAGACCTGGAGAGAGCAATCACAGTACTCAACAGCAAACTGGCTGAGGAGGACAGTCCTAAACTGCTCAAA GAGATTCAAGATCTCATAAAAAG ATCTCAGGTCAGGTTTGTTGTTCCAGCGGAGGTGGACACTGAGGTACGCTCCGGCCAGTTTGTGGGGCCCATACAGTACAGGATATGGAAGCACATGAAAAGCTGCCTTTACCCAA ATATTACATCAATGACCTTTGACCCCGAGACAGCCCACCCTAATCTGTCCCTGTCTCAGTCTCGCACCTCAGTGTGGTTTGAGGAGGATAAGGACACAAAGGATTTCCAGTCCAACCCACAACGGTTCCACTATTATTACTGTGTGTTGGGCCATCAGAGCTTCACCACAGGCCGACACTACTGGGAGGTTGAGGTGGGACGTAAGACAGCGTGGAGGTTGGGCGTGGCACGAGAAGATGTCCCTAGAGGGGAAATGGATGCCTCTGGCCCTTCCAGTGGCCTCTGGACCCTGTCCCTGAAGGACGGATCTGTCCAAGCCTGCACCGACCCAAAGCCCACCAAGGTCAACGTATCTGTCCGTCTTGTCCGCATCGGTGTATTCTTAGACTGTGAAAAGGAGGAGGTGTCTTTCTATAATGCTGTTACCATGGCGCCAATCTACACCTTTACTATGGGAACAGTTGAGGTTCCTTTGTTCCCCTTCTATAATCCATGTGACACAGATGATGGGAAGAACACGGCAGCCATTAAGATCTTTAACCCTTCCCTATAA
- the si:dkeyp-77h1.4 gene encoding uncharacterized protein si:dkeyp-77h1.4: MATVSVITFSFLLTTALSAPVKVEEDSMTLFHGEDFHIMLPSLASEVTFRNRSSPRLGDMFLMRGGNVVNSRAKLNRHLSHLIIDSVGEGDEGVYTMKNPEKPEDIRRIMLIVRDCSNEQIIKYGDNYHIPLLGVTPPITLEYRPSAVEANQTSRPALVLLTSTGMSRDGYQGRISANERQVTLSAVTGADEGSYTVRNAEGDIQRKVCLNVKEHQNFVTLPYGKRLKINLILNSSLVHLYYSPDRDPTPHLLLDKGEFTSARTELGLEDRLSMEGSWVFLDQVKPSDVGEFKITDILGFTVSSIHLGIQPYKLESLYVAIIALLGLLVFLLLVCLLSCLFKVKKRAKRAAALEKIGQKSDDEGEAFRQVVKNITKLSEESKHSQADNTEKSQSTEVDIKGLEVSSKEVGVGNLDTSDSGVGFNTALPLDTDTDAPDQNLDSVAVSISVASETKPSPPSTAAAESKPSAPPAMEINSIPVVETKASPAPETKKTPDQPVEAKLDVPEPADVKLSPALSPEPKAGLSPDPKPAPSPSPDPKSPTSKATTPTPESKSALTPTPDPPKPTTPEPITNGTPEQGLDSKPSPDHPDIMEAPKAAPPKTPEVELKSSGAAMEASKDGTVAEDSTTTT; the protein is encoded by the exons ATGGCGACAGTCAGTGTGATCACATTCAGCTTTCTGCTCACCACAG CTCTTTCTGCCCCTGTGAAAG TCGAGGAGGACTCCATGACCTTGTTCCACGGGGAGGATTTCCACATCATGCTGCCCTCACTCGCGTCTGAGGTCACGTTTCGGAACAGGTCTTCTCCGCGgttgggtgacatgttcctgaTGCGGGGCGGTAACGTGGTCAACAGTCGGGCCAAACTCAACCGCCACCTCAGCCACCTTATTATAGACTCTGTGGGTGAGGGAGACGAGGGCGTGTACACTATGAAGAATCCAGAGAAGCCAGAGGACATCAGACGCATTATGCTTATAGTCCGAG ATTGCTCCAACGAGCAGATCATTAAATATGGAGACAACTACCATATTCCGCTGTTAGGGGTGACTCCTCCCATCACCCTGGAGTACAGGCCCAGCGCTGTGGAGGCCAACCAGACATCTAG ACCTGCTCTGGTGCTGCTGACCAGTACAGGGATGTCCAGGGATGGCTACCAGGGTCGAATCAGCGCCAACGAGCGCCAAGTCACCCTCAGTGCTGTCACGGGTGCAGATGAAGGTAGCTATACTGTCAGGAATGCCGAAGGTGATATCCAAAGGAAAGTGTGTCTCAACGTCAAAG AGCACCAAAACTTTGTGACCTTGCCGTACGGTAAGAGACTGAAGATCAACCTGATACTCAACAGCTCCTTGGTCCACCTCTACTACAGCCCGGACAGAGACCCCACACCCCATCTGCTGCTGGACAAGGGAGAATTTACGAGT GCCCGAACGGAGCTTGGTCTTGAGGACCGTCTCTCTATGGAGGGTTCATGGGTTTTTCTGGATCAGGTCAAGCCTTCAGATGTAGGCGAGTTCAAAATTACTGACATCCTGGGGTTCACTGTTTCCAGCATCCATCTGGGAATACAAC CCTATAAGCTGGAGTCACTGTATGTGGCCATCATTGCCCTGTTGGGCCTGCTGGTTTTCCTTCTGCTGGTTTGTCTGCTGTCCTGCCTGTTCAAAGTGAAGAAGAGAGCCAAGAGGGCTGCTGCCCTGGAGAAGATTGGCCAGAAATCTGACGATGAGGGAGAGGCCTTCAGACAG GTGGTCAAGAACATCACCAAACTCAGTGAGGAATCCAAGCATTCCCAGGCTGACAATACAGAGAAATCTCAGAGCACTGAAGTGGACATTAAA GGTCTGGAGGTTTCCTCTAAAGAGGTTGGGGTTGGTAACCTGGACACCAGTGACTCTGGCGTTGGCTTTAACACCGCCCTCCCACTTGACACTGACACTGATGCCCCTGATCAAAACCTCGACTCTGTGGCTGTAAGCATCTCTGTTGCCTCTGAAACCAAACCAAGTCCACcatctactgctgctgctgagtcCAAGCCAAGCGCTCCACCAGCTATGGAAATAAATTCCATTCCAGTAGTTGAAACTAAAGCCTCCCCAGCACCGGAGACCAAGAAAACCCCTGATCAGCCAGTGGAAGCAAAGTTGGACGTGCCCGAACCAGCAGATGTTAAACTCAGCCCAGCCTTGAGCCCTGAGCCCAAGGCTGGTCTGAGTCCAGATCCAAAGCCTGCACCAAGCCCAAGCCCAGATCCTAAATCACCTACTTCTAAAGCCACCACTCCAACACCCGAAAGTAAAAGTGCCCTGACTCCCACACCTGACCCCCCGAAACCAACCACACCAGAACCTATTACTAACGGTACACCTGAGCAAGGCCTGGATTCCAAACCAAGCCCAGATCACCCTGATATTATGGAAGCTCCAAAAGCAGCTCCCCCGAAAACCCCTGAAGTGGAGCTGAAATCAAGTGGTGCCGCAATGGAGGCCAGCAAAGACGGGACCGTGGCTGAGGATTCAACCACCACCACCTGA
- the si:ch73-54f23.4 gene encoding zinc-binding protein A33 isoform X1, which yields MSSNCPSLLHCLSLFLCTLLKSLLDFCFVQFAETGMYQNHTKDTNNNCNKSLLCDHKGKLVQAIKRIKHEVDECRDAERETYIDSVQVEGSFDALERDIRAEFQNIHRFLDEEECKELERLRMERQKQLKQLKEREKKIAAQGRDLERAITVLNSKLAEEDSPKLLKEIQDLIKRSQVRFVVPAEVDTEVRSGQFVGPIQYRIWKHMKSCLYPNITSMTFDPETAHPNLSLSQSRTSVWFEEDKDTKDFQSNPQRFHYYYCVLGHQSFTTGRHYWEVEVGRKTAWRLGVAREDVPRGEMDASGPSSGLWTLSLKDGSVQACTDPKPTKVNVSVRLVRIGVFLDCEKEEVSFYNAVTMAPIYTFTMGTVEVPLFPFYNPCDTDDGKNTAAIKIFNPSL from the exons ATGTCCTCCAATTGTCCCTCCCTCTTACATTGTCTGTCACTTTTTCTTTGTACTTTGCTCAAGAGTCTTCTCGATTTCTGTTTTGTTCAATTTGCAGAAACTGGAATGTACCAAAATCACACCAAAGACACCAACAACAACTGCAATAAAAGCCTTCTCTGTGATCACAAG ggaAAGCTTGTCCAGGCTATTAAAAGAATTAAGCACGAGGTAGATGAGTGCAgagacgcagagagagagacatacataGATTCAGTGCAAGTAGAG GGCAGTTTTGATGCCCTGGAACGAGACATCAGAGCTGAGTTTCAGAACATCCATCGTTTCCTGGATGAGGAAGAGTGTAAGGAGCTGGAGCGACTGAGgatggagagacagaaacaaCTAAAGCAGctgaaggaaagagagaagaaaatagCAGCGCAAGGGAGAGACCTGGAGAGAGCAATCACAGTACTCAACAGCAAACTGGCTGAGGAGGACAGTCCTAAACTGCTCAAA GAGATTCAAGATCTCATAAAAAG ATCTCAGGTCAGGTTTGTTGTTCCAGCGGAGGTGGACACTGAGGTACGCTCCGGCCAGTTTGTGGGGCCCATACAGTACAGGATATGGAAGCACATGAAAAGCTGCCTTTACCCAA ATATTACATCAATGACCTTTGACCCCGAGACAGCCCACCCTAATCTGTCCCTGTCTCAGTCTCGCACCTCAGTGTGGTTTGAGGAGGATAAGGACACAAAGGATTTCCAGTCCAACCCACAACGGTTCCACTATTATTACTGTGTGTTGGGCCATCAGAGCTTCACCACAGGCCGACACTACTGGGAGGTTGAGGTGGGACGTAAGACAGCGTGGAGGTTGGGCGTGGCACGAGAAGATGTCCCTAGAGGGGAAATGGATGCCTCTGGCCCTTCCAGTGGCCTCTGGACCCTGTCCCTGAAGGACGGATCTGTCCAAGCCTGCACCGACCCAAAGCCCACCAAGGTCAACGTATCTGTCCGTCTTGTCCGCATCGGTGTATTCTTAGACTGTGAAAAGGAGGAGGTGTCTTTCTATAATGCTGTTACCATGGCGCCAATCTACACCTTTACTATGGGAACAGTTGAGGTTCCTTTGTTCCCCTTCTATAATCCATGTGACACAGATGATGGGAAGAACACGGCAGCCATTAAGATCTTTAACCCTTCCCTATAA